A window of Microbacterium sp. Root61 genomic DNA:
CTACGAAGAGGCCGCTTGGCTGGACGGTGCAGGCGTGAACTACGCCTTCTGGAACGTGGTGTTCCCCCTGCTTCGGCCGATCACCGGCACGGTGATCATCCTCAATGCGATCGCGATCTGGAACGATCTGGCCACCCCGCTGCTCTACCTCAGCGGCACGTCGAACGAGACGGTGCCGGTCGCGATCATGGGATTCGTCGACCAGTACGTCACGAACTGGCCGATGATCTTCGCCGGGCTCGTCATCGGAGTCGCCCCGATCCTGATCACGTTCTTCATCCTCCAAAGGTCTGTCATCAAGGGCTTCGCGAGCGGGCTCAAGGGCTGAGACCTTCGCGAAGCCACCCCACCCGAGACTGCACCCTGCAGTCACCTACATAAGGAGCACGAAATGACACAGCGACGATTCGTCGTCCTCGGCGTCGGCGCCGTTGCCGCCGCCCTGGTGCTGTCCGGCTGCACGACCGGTGGCGGAAGCGCCGCGCCGGAAGAGACAGGAGACGGTGCGGGTGTCCTCACCATCGCCAGCATCCCGAACTACCAGAACTCGCTGCCGGCCGTCGTAGAGGAGTTCGAGAAGGCCAACCCGGACATCAAGGTCGAGTTGGAGTTCGTCGACGTCGCGGCGCTGCACACGCAGATCCGGACGCAGCTCTCGGCCGGCACCGCGCCGGACATCTTCACCACGTACCCCGGCAACGGCACCCCGACCGCGATGGAGAACCTCGTTCCGGGCGGGTTCCTCGCCGACCTGTCCGATCTGAACTTCAACGACCGGCTCCCCGCAGCGATGGACGAGACCACCATGGTCGACGGCAAGCGCTACGTGCTGCCGCTGTCCCTCGGTGCGATCGGTGGAATCTACAACGAGACCGCGATGGAAGAGGTCGGCCTGACCGCTCCGACGACGTGGACCGAGCTCCTCGAGTTCTGCGGCGATGCGAAGGCCGCGGGCAAGGTCGCCTACGCCTACGGGGCGCAGACGACATGGAACAACCAGCTCTTCGCGTTCCCGCTGTCGGCGACCCTGGTGTACGGCGAAGGATCCACCTTCACCGAAGATCAGGCCGCGGGCAAGGCGACGTTCGCCGACTCGGACTGGACCGAGGTCTGGGATCGAGTGCTCGAGATGCAGGATGCCGGTTGCTGGCAGCCGGAGCCTCTGGGGAC
This region includes:
- a CDS encoding ABC transporter substrate-binding protein → MTQRRFVVLGVGAVAAALVLSGCTTGGGSAAPEETGDGAGVLTIASIPNYQNSLPAVVEEFEKANPDIKVELEFVDVAALHTQIRTQLSAGTAPDIFTTYPGNGTPTAMENLVPGGFLADLSDLNFNDRLPAAMDETTMVDGKRYVLPLSLGAIGGIYNETAMEEVGLTAPTTWTELLEFCGDAKAAGKVAYAYGAQTTWNNQLFAFPLSATLVYGEGSTFTEDQAAGKATFADSDWTEVWDRVLEMQDAGCWQPEPLGTAYEVATGMVAKGDALAISSVTSTFAALAATAPADTEFMFHALPATDDPDETNISAGGSGAYSINAKAKNPVAAKKFMEFLGSDATMAQIAELQNTLPAIASDEFETPASLAEIMTYVDAGRIHPYDDQLWPNAKVSAVLMEQAQLLIGGGTTVDQLLQAMDVAFAEGS